A genomic region of Mus musculus strain C57BL/6J chromosome 7, GRCm38.p6 C57BL/6J contains the following coding sequences:
- the Vmn2r65 gene encoding vomeronasal 2, receptor 65 precursor — MLSFMSFFLILEYFLLLSVAHPKCFWRIKQNENKVGDVEDNCFFYIYTRQGPLLNDPFNGNPDILLTTRNIHLILALLFAIKQINRNIHILPNISLIVNVNCAKKEDLQMTNMYSNRDATIPNYNCKHGRRILTVLTGPRWFSSAILGPFLHIFAIPQLYYGPFHPLLSDREHYPYLYQMSPKNTFLTLAMTALVVYFSWNWVGLVISDDELGIEFLFKLRGEMHKHKVCIAFVNMIIQNIQLYQKRAEKYYNQILTSSAKVIIIYGDSDILTVHFRLWQHLGIKRLWITTSHWDENTSKGDLLLSSFNGIFIFSHPHSKIPGFKKFIQTVHPSNYSKDTSLARLWWLYFNCSLPSHCKTLKNCSTKILLEWLSRHQFEVSMSEPSYNLYNAVYAVAYALHEMLIQHTEHWQKDIGKELEFYSWKVAPFLENNKFIIPSEYQYRRGKLDTEYDILYAMDLLPALGLNVKIGKFSQHFLHFQQLYIAEDMIDWTIDIRQTLQSVCSVPCSVGFRKFIQKGKAVCCFDCTPCPENEISNMTDMDQCVKCPNDQYANIKQTHCLKKVVTFLAYEDPLGMTLTCLALLFSALTTVILSILLKHQDNPIVKANNRLLSYILLISLIFCFLCSLLYIGHPHMATCILQQTTFAVVFTVAVSTILAKTITVVMAFKITDPRKKIRQMLVTRAPNYIIPICTMIQLILCGTWIGTSPPFVDSDPHFEHGHIIIVCNKGSVIAFYCVLGYLGLLALGSFTVAFLARNLPDRFNEAKFLTFSMLVFCSVWITFLPVYHSTKGKAMVVVEIFSILTSSAGLLVCIFFPKCFTILLKQKVNFTQKFSDTHSKIEYNH, encoded by the exons ATTGACAACCAGAAATATCCACCTGATTTTGGCTCTATTGTTtgcaatcaaacaaataaacaggaaTATTCATATTTTACCAAATATTTCTCTGATAGTTAATGTTAACTGTGCCAAAAAGGAAGATCTACAAATGACTAACATGTACTCAAACAGAGATGCTACTATTCCTAACTACAACTGTAAACATGGAAGAAGAATTTTAACTGTACTTACAGGACCAAGGTGGTTTTCATCTGCCATACTTGGGCCATTCCTACACATCTTTGCAATACCACAG CTTTACTATGGGCCATTTCATCCTCTCCTAAGTGACCGGGAACACTATCCTTATCTGTACCAGATGTCTCCAAAGAACACATTTCTGACCCTGGCCATGACGGCCTTAGTGGTTTATTTTAGCTGGAATTGGGTGGGACTGGTCATTTCAGATGATGAACTAGGCATTGAGTTTCTCTTTAAGTTGAGAGGAGAGATGCACAAACACAAAGTCTGTATAGCCTTTGTGAATATgataatacaaaatatacaacTATATCAGAAAAGAGCTGAAAAGTATTATAACCAGATCTTGACGTCATCAGCAAAAGTTATTATCATTTATGGTGACTCGGACATTCTAACTGTACACTTTAGACTGTGGCAACATTTAGGTATTAAGAGACTCTGGATTACCACCTCACATTGGGATGAGAACACAAGTAAAGGAGACTtacttctttcctcctttaaTGGGATTTTCATTTTTTCACATCCCCATTCTAAGATTCCTGGTTTTAAGAAATTCATCCAGACAGTGCACCCTTCCAACTACAGTAAGGATACTTCCCTTGCTAGGTTGTGGTGGCTGTATTTCAACTGTTCATTGCCATCTCATTGTAAGAcactgaaaaattgttcaaccaAAATCCTACTAGAATGGTTATCCAGGCACCAGTTTGAAGTGTCAATGAGCGAGCCAAGTTACAACCTATACAATGCTGTCTATGCTGTAGCCTATGCACTCCATGAAATGCTTATTCAACATACAGAACATTGGCAGAAGGATATTGGAAAAGAACTGGAATTTTACTCCTGGAAG GTGGCCCCTTTCCTGGAGAACAACAAATTTATAATTCCTTCTGAATATCaatacagaagagggaaactgGATACAGAATATGACATTCTCTATGCTATGGATCTTCTACCAGCTCTTGGACTTAATGTGAAAATAGGAAAGTTTTCCCAACATTTTCTACATTTTCAGCAATTATATATAGCGGAAGACATGATAGATTGGACCATAGACATTAGACAG acaTTACAATCAGTATGCAGTGTGCCCTGTAGTGTAGGATTCCGAAAATTCATTCAGAAAGGAAAGGCTGTCTGCTGTTTTGATTGTACCCCATGTCCAGAGAATGAAATTTCCAACATGACAG ACATGGATCAATGTGTGAAGTGTCCAAATGATCAGTATGCCAACATAAAACAAACTCACTGCCTAAAGAAAGTTGTGACCTTCCTGGCTTATGAAGACCCCTTAGGAATGACTCTGACCTGTTTGGCCCTGTTATTCTCTGCTCTCACAACTGTTATACTCAGTATCCTTTTGAAACACCAAGACAATCCCATTGTCAAGGCGAATAACCGACTTCTCAGCTACATTCTTCTCATCTCtctcatattttgttttctttgttccttgCTCTACATTGGCCATCCCCATATGGCTACCTGCATCCTACAACAGACCACTTTTGCAGTTGTTTTCACTGTAGCAGTTTCCACTATTTTGGCCAAAACAATTACTGTAGTAATGGCTTTCAAGATCACTGATCCAAGAAAAAAGATAAGACAGATGTTAGTAACAAGGGCACCTAACTATATCATTCCCATCTGCACCATGATCCAACTTATACTTTGTGGAACATGGATAGGAACATCtcctccatttgttgattctgatCCACACTTTGAACATGGTCACATCATCATTGTctgcaacaagggttcagttatTGCATTCTACTGTGTACTGGGTTACTTGGGCTTATTAGCCCTAGGGAGTTTCACTGTAGCTTTTCTGGCCAGAAATCTGCCTGATAGATTCAATGAAGCCAAATTCCTGACATTTAGCATGCTGGTCTTCTGTAGTGTGTGGATTACTTTTCTCCCAGTCTACCATAGCACCAAGGGAAAGGCAATGGTGGTTGTGGAAATCTTTTCTATCTTGACTTCCAGTGCAGGGttgcttgtttgtatttttttcccaaaGTGCTTCACAATTTTGTTAAAACAAAAGGTGAATTTTACTCAGAAGTTCAGTGACACACATTCTAAAATTGAATATAACCATTAA